Proteins from a genomic interval of Acetobacterium woodii DSM 1030:
- a CDS encoding MBL fold metallo-hydrolase, with translation MKIYHLHHSGFLIQFEDKTIIFDCFTHIPSSLLRKGLPHYFFVSHGHSDHYSTDIFSTSRIYHPSYILSNDISNDSTHKTHAIGPYQHMSLGGMDIKTFGSTDQGVSFYIATNSHRIFHAGDLNWWDWDPVEKPNLDIAQEEKDYKNELEKMKNLPMEYAFIPVDPRLGDSFYKAGQYFIETFHPKVLIPMHFRDNFEIITKFKDKIGNTKTVIPVFKERNVKIKNTWSFNA, from the coding sequence ATGAAAATTTATCACTTGCACCATAGCGGTTTTCTGATTCAGTTTGAAGACAAAACGATTATTTTTGATTGTTTTACCCATATCCCTAGCAGTCTGCTCCGAAAAGGCTTGCCTCACTATTTTTTTGTGTCTCATGGACATAGTGATCATTATTCAACTGATATTTTTTCAACCAGCCGAATTTACCACCCTTCCTATATCTTAAGCAATGATATTTCTAATGATTCCACCCATAAAACCCATGCCATTGGACCCTATCAGCACATGTCTCTGGGCGGAATGGATATTAAGACTTTTGGTTCAACGGATCAGGGCGTTTCATTTTATATTGCCACCAACTCGCACCGCATTTTTCACGCCGGTGACTTAAACTGGTGGGATTGGGATCCCGTGGAAAAACCTAATCTGGATATTGCCCAAGAAGAAAAAGACTATAAAAACGAATTAGAAAAAATGAAAAATTTACCTATGGAATATGCTTTTATTCCCGTCGATCCGCGTCTCGGAGATTCTTTTTATAAAGCCGGCCAATATTTTATTGAAACGTTTCACCCCAAAGTCTTGATTCCCATGCATTTTAGGGATAACTTTGAAATAATTACTAAATTTAAGGATAAAATTGGAAACACTAAAACCGTTATCCCAGTCTTTAAGGAACGAAATGTAAAGATAAAAAATACGTGGTCTTTTAACGCCTAG
- a CDS encoding diguanylate cyclase domain-containing protein: MKGLSPINEKSDEHLNNIFLVSSDYLCITDVNGIILKVNPVWENNLGYSTSDLESKKLTDFFHPEDKANFNHIREQLGTQNEILDFNSRLRSKDETYRHAKWQFRFVDTLIYASGQELSAFYNSNKTAELDLFEKNRVTSILSNEILAPLESLTLFSKLLKKTQTIADQTTCLENIQLSSQLLEDLINAIIWTDSGVPITHDVISFNFYTIVENAIIPLIVRARRRNINIKLSIHAKTPQLVMGDPNRLKQIVAYLVLNSLERLEQGTVFIDITPEDTIKTVFKVYFSIRTIGILNKNEITDYSDFITNFNHDEFSQMNNPLSFGLELVKSLVNKMNGHLLLSQNNDDEFIVSFDLLLLLDQTAKNPEKTRPSSQSLSIYNQNTRLKAEELRAIEQIRKGLETNKKADTPQETPKQRLLIVDDATENTELLAQTLNKNYELLIANNGKDALALAQTSPRPDMILLDLSMPGMNGYDVSKEIHLEEATKDIPIIFLTTISDAENEVYELNTGAIDFISKPFDLKLVEEKIRNHLALQYFQDILNQTSDMDALTQISNRRRFDETLAIETRKAKRMKSALSIIMIDIDYFRPYNETYGFWEGDACLQEIAFSLKKPLRRAGDLIARWSGQQFVCLLPDTDSEGALHVAKNLKQTISNLKIPHQSSPIEKIITISLGVATGTDTIAHSYDRLLDDAQIALHNAKQSGRNQITRSNK, encoded by the coding sequence ATGAAAGGGTTATCTCCAATCAATGAAAAAAGCGACGAACATCTTAATAATATTTTTTTAGTAAGTTCGGATTATCTTTGCATCACCGATGTAAATGGAATAATTTTAAAGGTCAACCCCGTCTGGGAGAACAATCTTGGTTATTCAACGAGTGACCTTGAGAGTAAAAAATTAACTGACTTTTTCCATCCTGAAGATAAAGCGAACTTTAACCATATCCGTGAACAACTTGGCACCCAAAATGAAATTTTAGATTTTAACAGTCGTTTACGTTCGAAAGATGAGACTTACCGACATGCAAAATGGCAATTCAGATTTGTTGATACCCTTATTTACGCTTCGGGACAAGAACTGAGTGCATTTTATAACTCCAATAAAACCGCTGAATTAGACCTTTTTGAAAAAAACAGAGTTACTTCAATTTTATCAAATGAAATTCTTGCCCCGTTGGAAAGTCTGACCCTTTTTTCAAAATTACTTAAAAAAACGCAGACTATCGCAGATCAAACTACCTGCTTGGAAAATATCCAACTTTCGTCTCAACTTCTGGAGGATTTAATTAATGCTATTATCTGGACTGATTCGGGAGTACCCATAACTCATGATGTGATCTCTTTCAATTTTTATACCATTGTTGAAAACGCGATTATTCCACTGATTGTTCGCGCTCGACGAAGAAACATTAACATCAAATTGTCTATTCATGCTAAAACACCGCAATTAGTAATGGGTGATCCCAATCGTCTCAAGCAGATTGTTGCCTACCTGGTTCTCAATTCACTCGAACGCTTAGAACAAGGAACTGTTTTTATAGATATCACTCCGGAAGACACCATAAAAACAGTTTTTAAAGTATATTTTTCAATCAGAACTATCGGCATTCTCAATAAAAATGAAATTACTGATTATTCGGATTTTATTACAAATTTTAATCATGATGAATTTTCTCAAATGAACAACCCGCTGTCTTTTGGTCTTGAACTTGTTAAATCTTTAGTTAATAAAATGAATGGTCACTTATTACTTTCCCAAAATAACGACGATGAATTTATTGTTTCGTTTGATCTTTTGTTATTGCTTGATCAAACCGCAAAAAATCCTGAAAAAACCCGTCCTTCGTCTCAATCGCTGTCCATCTACAATCAGAATACTCGCCTCAAAGCAGAAGAACTGCGAGCCATCGAACAAATACGCAAGGGACTGGAAACTAATAAAAAGGCGGACACTCCTCAGGAAACACCTAAACAACGTCTTCTAATTGTAGATGATGCAACGGAAAATACGGAATTATTAGCACAAACGTTAAACAAAAACTATGAGCTTTTGATTGCCAACAACGGCAAAGATGCCTTGGCCTTAGCGCAAACCAGTCCCCGCCCTGATATGATTCTTTTAGATTTGAGCATGCCGGGAATGAACGGTTATGATGTTTCTAAAGAAATTCATCTGGAAGAAGCTACCAAAGATATTCCGATCATTTTTCTAACGACCATAAGCGATGCTGAAAATGAAGTTTACGAATTAAATACTGGCGCGATTGATTTTATCAGTAAACCTTTTGATTTGAAGCTTGTTGAAGAAAAAATTAGAAATCATCTGGCGCTTCAATACTTTCAGGATATTCTTAACCAAACTTCTGATATGGATGCCCTTACACAAATTTCAAACCGACGTCGCTTTGACGAAACGCTGGCCATTGAAACACGAAAAGCAAAAAGAATGAAGTCAGCCCTTTCAATTATCATGATTGATATTGATTACTTTAGACCCTATAATGAGACCTACGGATTTTGGGAAGGTGATGCTTGTCTTCAGGAAATTGCGTTCAGCCTTAAAAAACCATTAAGAAGAGCCGGCGACCTGATCGCCCGATGGAGTGGTCAACAATTCGTCTGCCTGCTCCCTGACACTGATTCCGAAGGTGCCTTACATGTCGCCAAAAATTTGAAGCAAACGATCAGCAATCTCAAAATCCCCCATCAATCTTCCCCTATTGAAAAGATCATTACCATCTCATTAGGTGTTGCTACCGGAACTGATACGATCGCCCATTCTTATGATCGCCTATTAGACGATGCTCAGATTGCTTTACACAATGCTAAGCAATCTGGACGAAATCAGATTACCCGATCTAACAAATAA
- the purE gene encoding 5-(carboxyamino)imidazole ribonucleotide mutase produces the protein MNTPKVAVIMGSDSDFEIVKKCLIALEKFDIAYDVQVISAHRNPQKIFEYASTAEERGIEVIIGAAGKAAHLPGVIAGITPLPVIGIPIQTSFQGGLDSLLSIVQMPSGVPVATVAVNGAENAGILAAQMLSIKYPEIRAKMKAFKIQLNDEVVAKNEKVQEIL, from the coding sequence ATGAACACACCAAAAGTTGCCGTTATTATGGGCAGTGATTCGGATTTTGAAATTGTCAAAAAATGTTTGATTGCTTTAGAAAAATTCGATATTGCCTACGATGTGCAGGTTATTTCGGCCCATCGAAACCCTCAGAAAATTTTTGAATACGCGTCAACAGCAGAAGAACGGGGAATTGAAGTGATCATTGGAGCAGCCGGAAAAGCGGCTCATTTGCCAGGGGTTATTGCCGGAATCACACCACTTCCGGTAATTGGAATTCCGATTCAAACATCTTTTCAGGGCGGATTGGATTCCCTTTTGTCAATTGTCCAAATGCCATCGGGCGTACCGGTTGCAACGGTAGCGGTTAATGGTGCTGAAAACGCCGGTATTCTAGCGGCTCAGATGCTTTCGATCAAATACCCGGAAATTCGGGCGAAAATGAAAGCTTTTAAGATTCAATTAAATGATGAAGTTGTCGCTAAAAATGAAAAAGTTCAGGAAATATTGTAA
- the purF gene encoding amidophosphoribosyltransferase → MMNDKFKDECGIMGVYLKNKELNSSSYVYYGLYALQHRGQESAGISVNKDGKIVTHKETGLVSDAFKGNVLKQLKGNIGIGHVRYSTSGEDGVTNAQPLTVNHSVGQIALAHNGNLINDSALRNMLEDSGVVFQTTIDTEVMVNILARGLRHGMIEAIQRMVEIIKGAYALVITVGDKLVGVRDPYGLRPLCIGKKDEDYFLASESCALDAIGAELLRDVEPGEIVVIDENGLTSYGQNNWVKKKACIFELIYFARPDSVMDETSVYAARHEAGKILAKESPVEADVVIGVPDSGIAAAIGYAEASGIPYGVGLIKNKYIGRTFIQPNQKLREEGVRIKLNPLKETIKDKRVIIIDDSIVRGTTSKRLIAILKQAGAKEVHFRVTSPPVSHTCHFGIDTPRRKYLIGAKKTQEEIREILGADSLAYISLEGLNQSVGGKTTFCRACFDGEYPMEVPILNAND, encoded by the coding sequence ATGATGAATGATAAGTTTAAAGATGAATGTGGAATAATGGGAGTTTATCTCAAAAATAAAGAACTTAACAGTTCTTCCTATGTTTATTATGGACTGTATGCACTGCAACATCGCGGACAAGAAAGTGCTGGTATCTCAGTGAATAAGGATGGCAAAATCGTAACCCATAAGGAAACTGGTCTGGTTAGCGATGCTTTTAAAGGAAATGTATTAAAACAACTCAAAGGAAATATTGGTATCGGTCACGTCCGTTATTCTACTTCGGGAGAAGATGGCGTAACCAATGCTCAGCCATTAACGGTTAACCATAGTGTGGGTCAGATTGCATTGGCACATAATGGGAATCTCATTAATGACAGTGCCTTACGAAACATGTTGGAAGATTCCGGGGTTGTTTTTCAAACGACCATCGATACGGAGGTAATGGTCAATATTTTAGCTAGAGGGTTGCGTCATGGGATGATTGAAGCGATTCAACGTATGGTCGAAATTATTAAAGGCGCTTATGCGCTGGTAATTACTGTTGGTGATAAATTAGTGGGCGTTCGTGATCCATATGGGTTACGGCCATTATGTATTGGTAAAAAAGATGAAGATTATTTTCTGGCTTCAGAAAGTTGTGCCCTTGATGCCATTGGAGCTGAGTTGCTTCGGGATGTTGAACCCGGCGAGATTGTTGTCATTGACGAAAATGGCTTAACCAGTTACGGTCAAAACAACTGGGTTAAAAAGAAAGCCTGTATTTTTGAGTTGATCTATTTCGCTCGTCCGGATTCCGTGATGGATGAAACGTCAGTTTATGCAGCCCGCCATGAAGCGGGAAAAATTCTGGCCAAAGAAAGCCCCGTTGAGGCCGATGTTGTTATTGGTGTTCCCGATTCAGGAATTGCCGCTGCCATTGGTTATGCTGAAGCTTCGGGAATCCCCTATGGTGTAGGATTAATAAAAAATAAATATATTGGCCGGACGTTTATTCAACCGAACCAAAAATTGCGGGAAGAAGGCGTTCGGATTAAACTAAATCCTTTAAAAGAAACGATTAAAGATAAACGCGTTATTATCATTGACGATTCCATAGTTCGAGGAACAACATCCAAGCGATTGATTGCTATTTTAAAACAAGCTGGGGCAAAAGAAGTACATTTTCGAGTAACGAGCCCTCCGGTATCGCATACCTGTCATTTTGGGATTGATACGCCACGACGAAAATATCTAATTGGGGCCAAGAAGACGCAAGAAGAAATCCGCGAAATTTTAGGAGCCGATTCGCTGGCTTATATTTCGCTAGAGGGACTTAACCAATCAGTCGGTGGTAAAACAACTTTTTGTCGGGCCTGCTTTGATGGGGAATATCCGATGGAAGTGCCGATTTTAAATGCGAACGACTAA
- the purM gene encoding phosphoribosylformylglycinamidine cyclo-ligase, giving the protein MSENQIKTDAYREAGVDVEAGYQSVKLMKADVQRTFNDRVLSHLGGFGGLFELPEGYRKPVLVSGTDGVGTKLRLAFMMDRHDTIGLDCVAMCVNDILCQGAQPMFFLDYVACGKNYPEKIATIVKGIAEGCLQGNMALIGGETAEMPDMYSLDEYDLAGFAVGIVEKDEIVTGATISEGDVLIGLPSSGVHSNGFSLVRKVLFKDLSLDVNTYVDDLGMTLGEALLTPTRIYVKALSDLIKPCQIKGMSHITGGGFYENIPRMIPDGLCAKVDTSVIETLPIFNFIQKAGKIAAESMYATFNMGIGLVVAVSAEKADALLAGLTAKGEKPVVLGNIVKGEEKIDLCLSNR; this is encoded by the coding sequence ATGTCAGAAAATCAAATAAAAACAGATGCATATCGAGAGGCCGGAGTGGATGTCGAAGCCGGGTACCAGTCGGTTAAACTTATGAAAGCCGATGTCCAAAGAACCTTTAATGATCGTGTTTTATCGCATTTAGGGGGATTTGGCGGATTGTTTGAACTGCCGGAGGGTTATCGAAAACCAGTGTTAGTTTCCGGGACCGATGGTGTGGGGACTAAGTTGCGGCTGGCATTTATGATGGATCGTCATGATACCATTGGTTTAGATTGTGTGGCAATGTGTGTGAATGATATTTTATGTCAAGGGGCGCAACCGATGTTCTTTTTAGACTATGTTGCTTGTGGTAAAAATTATCCGGAAAAAATTGCGACGATTGTCAAAGGAATTGCGGAAGGTTGTCTGCAGGGCAATATGGCGTTGATTGGAGGAGAAACCGCAGAAATGCCGGATATGTATAGCTTAGACGAATATGACCTGGCTGGTTTTGCGGTCGGAATCGTTGAAAAAGACGAGATTGTCACAGGAGCTACTATTTCCGAAGGTGATGTACTGATCGGGTTGCCTTCTTCGGGGGTTCATAGCAACGGTTTTTCATTGGTACGAAAAGTTTTGTTTAAGGATTTGTCGTTGGATGTCAATACCTATGTGGACGACTTGGGGATGACCCTGGGTGAAGCATTGTTAACGCCGACACGCATTTATGTCAAAGCCTTATCGGATCTCATTAAACCGTGTCAAATTAAAGGAATGAGTCATATCACCGGCGGCGGTTTTTATGAAAACATTCCGCGGATGATTCCCGATGGCTTATGCGCCAAGGTGGATACCAGCGTGATCGAAACATTGCCCATCTTTAATTTCATTCAGAAGGCCGGAAAAATTGCCGCAGAAAGTATGTATGCTACTTTTAATATGGGAATCGGTTTGGTAGTTGCGGTTTCAGCTGAGAAGGCCGATGCGTTACTTGCCGGACTGACCGCAAAGGGTGAAAAACCAGTGGTATTAGGTAACATTGTCAAGGGAGAGGAAAAAATCGATTTATGTTTGTCAAACCGTTAA
- a CDS encoding phosphoribosylformylglycinamidine synthase: MIKRIFVEKKDKYQVEAKSLKQTFQRILKIQGLESMRILYRYDVEGVKEDLFKQIIGTILSEPNVDKVFEDSIQIEEGDKIFGISYLPGQYDQHGDSAVQCIQIVSGQRALVKVAKIVILTGALTQTEFDKIKHYMINPVDSQETSLEPFETLTDEIREPQNILPLVGFITLTSDQLEAFRQDNGFAMTTEDLQFVQNYFNNDEKRNPTITELKVIDTYWSDHCRHTTFLTQIQQVTFLGDDPISQEMKQAYDDYSQARTELYGKNTNRPISLMDLAVMGTKILKKQERILDLDESEEINACSINIVVDHDGVDENWLLMFKNETHNHPTEIEPFGGAATCLGGAIRDPLSGRSYVYQAMRVTGAWDPRSAIEDTLPGKLPQRKISTEAAHGYSSYGNQIGLATGQVTEIYDPGFLAKRMEVGAVIAATPKENVIRERPVPGDVVLLVGGRTGRDGCGGATGSSKAHTEESILESGAEVQKGNPVEERKIQRLFRNKKLANLIKRCNDFGAGGVSVAIGELADSLEIDLDQVPKKYEGLDGTELAISESQERMAVVVEAQDVETFIAMGNAENLEVTPVAVVTDSGRLVMKWREAEILNISRAFLETNGAPQFIDVVVEAPHKITEAKTAVFIDFKSKMLETLKDLNVASQRGMVEMFDSTIGAGTVAMPYGGKNALSPMDGMVAKIPMCEGDTTTCSMMTFGYNPVIAKQSPYLGGMMGVLESLSKLAAMGGDYKQARLSFQEYFERLGTEPVKWGRPFAALLGAYQVQTALGTPAIGGKDSMSGTFGELTVPPTLISFAVATAHVEAVITSEIKSTESLIQLFTLPLDDNGVPELTVVKAVYDILIKANQEGKILSAKTVGLGGLAEAVAKMSFGNGIGVTLNDHIELSFLFKPLYGGILIESFEILEGSTPIGKTNNKGEIIYAHEAININELVEAWETPLRSVYPEKVECQGDVKTLSYEQTPFIYSKAKILKPQVFIPVFPGTNCEYDSVKAFENAGAKAVTTIFRNQTVQDISQSIDEMVATIKASQMIMIPGGFSAGDQPNGSGKFIAAVFRNPKMMDAVMELLNKRDGLVLGICNGFQALIKLGLVPNGEICEITDAMPTLTFNTIGRHVSTIPMTRISSNLSPWLANTEVGDVYRMPMSHGEGRFVASDEVLETLIKNGQIATQYVDFEGNATLDGRFNPNGSVYGVEGITSLDGRVLGKMGHSERIGKNLYKNIPGNMDQQIFKAGVNYFK; encoded by the coding sequence GTGATAAAACGAATTTTTGTAGAAAAAAAAGATAAGTATCAAGTAGAAGCTAAATCTCTGAAACAAACTTTTCAACGAATTTTGAAGATTCAGGGGCTTGAATCGATGCGTATTTTATACCGATACGACGTTGAAGGGGTAAAAGAGGACTTATTTAAGCAGATTATTGGTACCATTTTATCCGAACCTAATGTGGACAAGGTATTTGAAGATTCAATTCAAATAGAAGAAGGCGATAAAATTTTTGGCATTTCATATTTGCCTGGTCAATATGATCAACATGGAGACTCTGCGGTGCAATGTATTCAGATCGTGTCCGGTCAACGGGCATTGGTTAAAGTAGCAAAAATTGTTATCCTCACCGGAGCATTGACTCAAACAGAATTTGATAAGATTAAACATTATATGATTAATCCGGTCGATTCTCAGGAAACCAGTCTTGAACCATTTGAAACTCTGACTGACGAAATAAGGGAGCCTCAAAATATTTTGCCTTTAGTGGGTTTTATTACGTTGACTTCCGATCAATTAGAAGCGTTTCGGCAAGATAACGGATTCGCAATGACAACTGAAGATCTTCAGTTCGTCCAAAATTATTTTAATAACGATGAAAAACGAAATCCGACCATAACGGAATTAAAGGTGATTGATACCTATTGGTCGGATCATTGTCGTCATACGACCTTTTTAACACAGATCCAGCAAGTGACTTTCTTGGGAGACGACCCCATTTCGCAAGAAATGAAACAAGCTTATGATGATTATTCCCAGGCACGAACGGAACTTTACGGCAAAAATACCAACCGCCCGATTAGTTTAATGGATTTAGCCGTAATGGGAACCAAGATTTTAAAGAAACAGGAACGAATTCTTGATTTAGATGAATCAGAAGAAATTAACGCCTGCAGTATTAATATCGTTGTTGATCATGATGGTGTTGACGAAAACTGGTTATTGATGTTTAAGAACGAAACACATAATCATCCAACCGAAATTGAACCTTTTGGGGGAGCAGCGACTTGTTTAGGAGGGGCCATACGGGATCCGCTTTCAGGGCGCAGTTATGTTTATCAGGCGATGCGGGTAACCGGTGCTTGGGACCCGCGCAGTGCCATTGAAGACACCTTGCCCGGCAAGTTGCCACAACGAAAAATTTCGACCGAAGCTGCGCATGGTTATAGCTCTTACGGAAACCAAATTGGTTTAGCGACAGGACAAGTGACTGAAATCTATGATCCGGGATTTTTGGCAAAACGAATGGAAGTTGGTGCGGTGATTGCCGCGACACCAAAGGAAAATGTAATCCGAGAACGTCCGGTACCGGGTGATGTTGTGTTGTTGGTTGGCGGACGTACCGGACGTGACGGTTGTGGCGGTGCCACCGGTTCATCTAAGGCCCATACTGAAGAATCAATTTTGGAAAGCGGGGCCGAAGTTCAAAAAGGAAATCCGGTCGAGGAACGAAAAATCCAACGGCTGTTTAGAAATAAAAAACTGGCCAACTTAATCAAACGATGCAACGATTTTGGCGCTGGTGGGGTATCGGTTGCGATTGGGGAATTGGCCGATAGTCTGGAAATTGATCTCGACCAGGTACCCAAAAAATATGAAGGTTTGGATGGCACGGAGTTGGCTATTTCAGAATCCCAAGAGCGGATGGCAGTTGTTGTTGAGGCCCAGGATGTCGAGACCTTTATTGCGATGGGAAACGCCGAAAATCTTGAAGTGACACCGGTTGCAGTTGTTACCGATTCAGGTCGGCTGGTGATGAAATGGCGCGAAGCCGAGATTCTTAATATTTCCCGCGCTTTTTTGGAAACAAATGGAGCACCACAGTTTATTGATGTGGTCGTTGAAGCACCGCATAAAATAACCGAAGCAAAAACAGCAGTATTTATTGATTTTAAAAGTAAAATGCTGGAAACCCTCAAAGATTTAAATGTGGCCAGTCAGCGGGGCATGGTTGAAATGTTTGATTCCACTATTGGGGCCGGGACTGTGGCGATGCCGTATGGCGGAAAAAACGCATTGTCGCCAATGGATGGCATGGTTGCCAAAATTCCGATGTGTGAGGGTGATACGACAACTTGCAGTATGATGACGTTTGGTTATAATCCCGTTATTGCTAAACAAAGCCCCTATTTAGGCGGCATGATGGGCGTATTGGAATCATTATCTAAATTAGCTGCCATGGGTGGGGATTATAAACAAGCCCGCCTTAGCTTCCAGGAATACTTCGAGCGGTTAGGCACAGAGCCGGTTAAATGGGGGCGTCCATTTGCTGCCCTATTAGGGGCCTATCAGGTGCAGACAGCTTTGGGAACACCCGCGATCGGGGGCAAGGATAGTATGTCCGGAACTTTTGGTGAACTTACAGTTCCGCCAACCCTGATTTCATTTGCGGTGGCAACAGCTCATGTGGAAGCTGTAATTACCAGCGAAATCAAATCTACAGAGTCATTGATTCAGTTATTTACGCTTCCTTTGGATGACAATGGCGTTCCCGAATTAACGGTTGTAAAAGCTGTTTACGACATTCTTATTAAAGCCAATCAGGAAGGTAAAATTCTCAGTGCCAAAACCGTTGGTTTAGGCGGCCTGGCCGAAGCAGTGGCTAAAATGTCTTTTGGTAATGGCATTGGTGTCACTCTAAATGATCATATTGAGCTAAGCTTTTTATTTAAACCCTTGTATGGCGGAATTTTGATTGAAAGCTTTGAAATTCTTGAAGGTTCAACTCCAATCGGAAAAACAAACAATAAGGGTGAAATTATTTATGCGCATGAGGCAATTAATATTAATGAGTTAGTGGAAGCATGGGAAACACCACTCAGATCAGTTTATCCTGAAAAAGTTGAATGTCAAGGTGATGTCAAAACGCTGAGTTATGAGCAAACGCCATTTATTTACAGCAAAGCAAAAATATTAAAACCACAAGTTTTTATTCCTGTTTTTCCGGGGACAAATTGCGAATATGATTCGGTTAAAGCATTTGAAAATGCCGGGGCAAAAGCGGTAACGACAATTTTTAGAAATCAGACGGTACAAGATATTTCCCAGTCAATTGATGAAATGGTCGCCACGATCAAAGCGTCGCAGATGATTATGATTCCTGGCGGTTTCAGCGCTGGCGATCAGCCGAACGGTTCGGGGAAATTTATTGCCGCTGTTTTCCGGAATCCTAAAATGATGGATGCGGTGATGGAATTATTAAATAAACGTGATGGTCTGGTATTGGGAATATGCAACGGCTTTCAAGCGCTGATTAAATTGGGATTGGTGCCCAATGGCGAAATCTGTGAGATTACCGATGCGATGCCGACTTTGACCTTTAACACCATCGGCCGCCACGTCTCCACCATTCCAATGACCAGAATCAGTTCGAATTTATCACCATGGCTGGCTAACACCGAGGTTGGTGATGTTTACCGGATGCCAATGTCGCATGGGGAAGGGCGATTTGTGGCGAGTGATGAGGTACTTGAAACATTGATCAAAAATGGCCAAATTGCAACCCAATATGTTGATTTCGAGGGGAATGCCACCCTGGATGGTCGATTTAATCCCAATGGTTCCGTTTATGGCGTTGAAGGGATCACCAGTTTGGACGGCCGAGTGCTGGGAAAAATGGGCCATTCCGAACGAATTGGAAAAAACTTATATAAAAACATTCCGGGCAATATGGATCAGCAGATTTTTAAAGCCGGGGTCAATTATTTTAAATAG
- the purC gene encoding phosphoribosylaminoimidazolesuccinocarboxamide synthase produces MEKLEQLYEGKAKKVFKTDQPDAFIIEYKDDATAFNGEKKGSIGGKGVINNKMTGVIFTMLEKHGIPTHFVKILSENEQLVQAVTIFPLEVIIRNTAAGSICKRLGLEEGLKLKAPIFEFCYKNDDFGDPMINDYHVIAMELATPEEIEIIREMTFKINDILKAYFLEKGINLIDFKIEFGKNNRGQIVLADEISPDTCRFWDVKTNEKLDKDRFRRNLGNIEEAYEEMLKRVQA; encoded by the coding sequence ATGGAAAAGTTAGAACAATTGTATGAAGGCAAAGCAAAGAAAGTTTTTAAAACGGATCAACCGGATGCGTTTATTATTGAATATAAAGATGATGCGACAGCGTTTAACGGTGAAAAAAAGGGAAGTATCGGGGGCAAAGGCGTTATCAATAATAAAATGACCGGTGTTATTTTTACGATGCTGGAAAAACATGGCATTCCAACCCATTTTGTTAAAATTCTTTCCGAAAACGAACAATTAGTTCAAGCAGTTACTATTTTTCCACTGGAAGTTATTATTCGAAATACCGCTGCCGGATCGATTTGTAAACGCCTGGGACTGGAAGAAGGTTTGAAATTAAAAGCACCAATTTTTGAATTTTGTTATAAAAATGATGATTTCGGTGATCCGATGATTAATGACTATCATGTAATTGCAATGGAATTGGCTACACCAGAAGAAATTGAAATAATCCGTGAAATGACATTTAAAATAAATGATATTTTAAAAGCCTATTTTCTGGAAAAAGGGATTAATCTGATTGATTTTAAAATTGAGTTTGGAAAAAACAATCGGGGTCAAATTGTTTTGGCGGATGAAATTTCACCGGATACTTGTCGTTTTTGGGACGTAAAAACCAACGAAAAACTCGACAAAGATCGCTTTAGACGTAATTTAGGCAACATCGAAGAAGCCTATGAGGAAATGTTAAAACGGGTTCAGGCATAA